A region of Pseudarthrobacter sp. NIBRBAC000502770 DNA encodes the following proteins:
- a CDS encoding TetR/AcrR family transcriptional regulator: MAAAGLPTQGLPAPARRPARELLLEAAARLFYANGVAATGIDTITAEAGVAKKSLYNNFSSKAELVAAYLEARHEEWLGLYRRRLETAKTPRDQALAVFDAYLDHANFAYRHGFRGCGLLNAAAELPAGDPGREAVRRHKEEVQELLAAHVAGLLPGREELAPATAAHLAFLLEGAMARAGLEGDDGPLKEARSIAGHLLDAL, from the coding sequence ATGGCTGCAGCAGGCCTCCCAACCCAAGGCCTCCCGGCCCCGGCACGGCGCCCGGCCCGCGAGCTGCTGCTGGAAGCTGCCGCACGGCTTTTCTATGCCAACGGCGTCGCAGCCACCGGGATCGACACCATCACGGCCGAGGCCGGAGTGGCCAAAAAGAGCCTCTACAACAACTTCAGTTCCAAAGCGGAGTTGGTGGCCGCCTACCTGGAGGCCAGGCATGAGGAATGGCTGGGCCTGTACCGCCGGCGGCTGGAGACGGCGAAAACGCCGCGGGACCAGGCCCTGGCGGTCTTCGATGCCTACCTGGACCACGCCAACTTCGCCTACCGGCACGGCTTCCGGGGATGCGGCCTGCTCAACGCCGCCGCGGAACTCCCGGCCGGCGATCCCGGGAGGGAAGCTGTGCGCCGCCACAAGGAGGAGGTCCAGGAGCTCCTGGCCGCGCATGTGGCGGGGTTGTTGCCGGGACGGGAAGAGCTGGCCCCCGCCACCGCGGCGCACCTGGCTTTCCTGCTCGAGGGTGCCATGGCCAGGGCCGGGCTGGAAGGCGATGACGGTCCGCTGAAGGAAGCCAGGAGCATTGCCGGGCACCTGCTGGACGCCCTGTGA
- a CDS encoding DMT family transporter, with protein sequence MCVVAASVLWGTTGTAATFAPGVSPLAIGAVAMGLGGLLQALFAARHIAAQAGSLLGRWRLATLGAVAVAVYPLAFYSSMHLSGVAVGTVVSIGSAPVAAALIERFADRKRLGRQWILGALLGVGGAALLSFAGHTPAGPAPAAAAPAAAEAAADWSPTAGILLGLLAGTTYALYSWTAHRLAATGVTSRAAMGSIFGLGGLLLMPVLAVTGGPLLESWGNVSVGAYMAVVPMFAGYLLFGWGLARVGASTATGISLLETAVAAVLAVLVVGERLPAPGWLGAAVVLASLFILAPRPRPAKVPAGQPRAAGPPAAESTGVLPPGAPGQYRGPQQQACPQPQQQNP encoded by the coding sequence ATGTGCGTGGTGGCGGCCTCCGTCCTTTGGGGCACCACCGGGACCGCGGCCACCTTCGCCCCCGGCGTGAGCCCGCTCGCCATTGGCGCCGTGGCCATGGGATTGGGCGGCCTGCTGCAGGCACTCTTCGCCGCACGGCACATCGCGGCCCAGGCGGGCAGCCTGCTCGGCCGGTGGCGCCTTGCGACGCTCGGTGCCGTGGCCGTGGCCGTCTACCCCTTGGCCTTCTACAGCTCCATGCACCTCTCCGGCGTTGCAGTGGGAACGGTCGTCTCAATCGGTTCCGCCCCTGTGGCGGCAGCCCTGATTGAACGCTTCGCGGACAGGAAACGGCTGGGCCGGCAATGGATCCTTGGGGCACTGCTGGGAGTCGGCGGCGCTGCGCTGCTCTCCTTCGCCGGGCACACGCCGGCAGGGCCTGCCCCAGCAGCAGCCGCACCGGCTGCTGCGGAAGCAGCCGCGGATTGGAGTCCGACGGCGGGAATCCTCCTTGGCCTGCTGGCCGGCACAACCTACGCACTGTACTCCTGGACGGCGCACCGCCTGGCGGCCACCGGGGTCACGTCCAGGGCTGCGATGGGGAGCATTTTCGGGCTGGGCGGACTCCTGCTGATGCCCGTCCTTGCGGTGACGGGCGGCCCGCTGCTGGAGTCCTGGGGCAACGTCAGTGTGGGTGCCTACATGGCTGTGGTCCCCATGTTTGCCGGGTACCTCCTGTTCGGCTGGGGCTTGGCCCGGGTGGGGGCAAGCACCGCCACCGGCATCTCCCTGCTGGAAACCGCGGTGGCAGCCGTCCTGGCCGTGCTGGTGGTGGGCGAAAGGCTCCCGGCACCCGGGTGGCTTGGCGCCGCCGTCGTCCTGGCCAGCCTGTTCATCCTGGCGCCGCGCCCCCGCCCGGCAAAAGTTCCAGCGGGGCAGCCGCGTGCTGCAGGACCTCCGGCGGCAGAATCAACCGGTGTGCTGCCGCCGGGCGCTCCGGGCCAGTACCGTGGGCCCCAGCAGCAGGCATGCCCCCAGCCCCAGCAGCAAAATCCCTAG
- a CDS encoding DUF3040 domain-containing protein has product MPMSDEERRLLKELEMGLIVDDPHLAMELLSGYPARRLPAGLFPGMAAALIGVVLILAGAGIPAPGAVVLGILLLGLGACLLLGPTVLARSARRQHTG; this is encoded by the coding sequence ATGCCAATGTCCGACGAGGAGCGACGCCTGCTCAAGGAGCTGGAAATGGGGCTGATCGTGGATGATCCCCACCTGGCCATGGAACTGCTCTCCGGCTATCCGGCACGTCGTCTTCCTGCAGGCCTGTTCCCGGGCATGGCGGCGGCCCTGATCGGCGTGGTGCTCATCCTCGCCGGGGCCGGGATCCCCGCGCCGGGGGCAGTGGTGCTAGGGATTTTGCTGCTGGGGCTGGGGGCATGCCTGCTGCTGGGGCCCACGGTACTGGCCCGGAGCGCCCGGCGGCAGCACACCGGTTGA
- a CDS encoding DUF488 family protein, whose product METLFTIGHGTGSQEDFTALLQTAGVTSLVDVRIGPGSRKYPHFGKDRLSVWLPEAGIGYRWEKRLGGFRKLLPDSPDTALRNDSFRAYAGYMRSEDFLAAAAELAAGSQVARTAIMCSETLWWRCHRRLIADHCVLLAGLPVKHLMPPGKAVPHVPTHGVRVVGDELRYDVPA is encoded by the coding sequence ATGGAGACGCTGTTCACGATCGGCCACGGCACTGGATCCCAGGAGGACTTCACAGCGCTGCTGCAGACCGCCGGCGTGACGTCCCTGGTAGATGTCCGGATAGGCCCGGGCAGCCGCAAGTATCCGCATTTCGGAAAGGACCGCCTGTCGGTGTGGCTTCCGGAGGCGGGGATCGGCTACCGCTGGGAGAAACGGCTGGGCGGCTTCCGCAAACTGCTCCCGGACTCCCCGGACACGGCCCTCCGGAATGACTCTTTCCGAGCCTATGCCGGCTACATGCGCAGTGAAGACTTCCTGGCGGCAGCTGCAGAACTGGCGGCCGGATCCCAGGTGGCCCGGACAGCGATCATGTGCAGCGAAACCCTCTGGTGGCGCTGCCACCGCCGCCTCATCGCCGATCATTGCGTGCTGCTGGCCGGGCTGCCCGTTAAACACCTCATGCCACCCGGCAAGGCCGTACCCCACGTACCCACCCATGGAGTCCGGGTTGTGGGCGATGAGCTGCGCTACGACGTCCCGGCATGA
- a CDS encoding aldo/keto reductase yields MSLSELRVFGRSGTPISPLTLGTMNFGEGTGNGQGAPTGAEESIRIIHAALDAGITAVDTADVYSQGESEQVVGRALRGRRDDVFLATKFHGQMSPNPAHSGNSRRWITQAVEGSLRRLQTDRIDLYQAHRPDYNTDVLETITTLNDLIRQGKILYYGTSVFTPAQLVEAQWLATTNHLIPPMGNQVPYSMLVRGNERDVLPIAQQYGVGVLAYGPLAGGWLSGSFVLESGQPATRVHTLPGRYDMSGPTSERKLLAKDSLARLADKLELSLVDLAVGFALTHPAISSVIIGPRSEEHLQAYLRAADVQLGETVLDAIDDLVPPGTNFVERDAGAIVPSIEFAELRRR; encoded by the coding sequence ATGAGCCTGAGTGAACTGCGCGTGTTCGGGCGGTCGGGAACCCCCATCAGCCCCCTCACTTTGGGGACCATGAACTTCGGCGAGGGGACCGGCAACGGCCAGGGTGCCCCTACCGGCGCGGAGGAAAGCATCCGGATCATCCATGCGGCGCTGGACGCCGGCATCACCGCGGTTGATACCGCCGACGTCTACTCGCAGGGCGAATCGGAGCAGGTGGTGGGGCGGGCACTCCGGGGACGCAGGGACGACGTCTTCCTGGCCACCAAGTTCCATGGCCAGATGAGCCCCAACCCGGCCCACTCCGGCAACTCGCGGCGCTGGATCACCCAGGCCGTGGAAGGCAGCCTCCGCCGGCTGCAGACAGACCGGATCGACCTCTACCAGGCACACCGGCCTGACTACAACACCGACGTCCTGGAAACCATCACCACCTTGAACGACCTGATCCGCCAGGGCAAGATCCTGTACTACGGCACCTCGGTGTTCACGCCGGCCCAACTGGTGGAAGCACAGTGGCTGGCCACCACCAACCACCTGATCCCGCCGATGGGCAACCAGGTTCCGTATTCCATGCTGGTCCGCGGCAACGAGCGCGACGTACTGCCGATTGCCCAACAGTATGGCGTGGGTGTCCTCGCGTACGGCCCCCTGGCAGGCGGCTGGCTTTCCGGCAGCTTCGTCCTGGAATCCGGCCAGCCCGCCACCCGGGTGCACACGCTTCCCGGCCGGTACGACATGTCCGGGCCCACCAGCGAGCGCAAGCTGCTGGCCAAGGATTCGCTGGCCCGCCTGGCAGACAAGCTGGAGCTGTCCCTGGTGGACCTGGCCGTAGGGTTTGCCCTGACGCATCCCGCCATCAGCAGCGTGATCATCGGTCCGCGGAGCGAAGAACACCTCCAGGCGTACCTTCGCGCCGCCGACGTCCAGCTGGGCGAGACGGTACTCGACGCCATCGACGACCTGGTGCCCCCGGGTACCAACTTCGTGGAGCGGGACGCGGGCGCCATCGTGCCATCCATCGAGTTCGCGGAGTTACGACGACGTTAG
- a CDS encoding GAF and ANTAR domain-containing protein, with translation MGTLNNDEPFVQLHDLIIGSSNVADFLSELSAVAASTLSDAAGVFIECGVTLRRRKRSATIAGSSERAAVLDKLEQVLGEGPCIASLDAMQPMILSDVETDTRWPEYQKVLADNGCRSVLGVPLALDADQAAALNFFAAEPGVFAPNVLRTAEGFADLAGRALRLALRIADAQNLADDLKAAMANRTTIDLACGVIMAQNRCTQDEAMALLTKASSHRNQKLRDLAAEVLGRVSDGPVTTHFDP, from the coding sequence ATGGGCACCCTCAATAACGATGAACCGTTCGTCCAGTTGCACGACCTCATCATCGGCAGCAGCAACGTTGCTGACTTCCTGTCCGAACTCTCGGCTGTTGCCGCGTCAACGCTCAGCGATGCCGCAGGCGTCTTCATCGAATGCGGGGTTACGCTCCGCCGCCGCAAGCGCAGCGCCACCATTGCCGGCAGCAGTGAACGGGCAGCCGTGCTGGACAAACTGGAGCAGGTCCTCGGGGAGGGGCCGTGCATCGCATCCCTGGACGCCATGCAGCCAATGATCCTGTCCGACGTTGAGACCGATACCCGGTGGCCCGAATACCAGAAAGTGCTGGCTGACAACGGGTGCCGCAGCGTGCTGGGAGTTCCCCTGGCGCTGGACGCCGACCAGGCCGCCGCGCTGAACTTCTTTGCCGCGGAACCCGGCGTCTTTGCCCCCAACGTCCTCCGCACGGCGGAGGGGTTTGCCGACCTCGCCGGCAGGGCGTTGAGGCTGGCCCTGCGGATCGCCGACGCCCAAAACCTGGCGGATGACCTGAAGGCCGCCATGGCGAACCGCACCACGATCGACCTGGCGTGCGGGGTGATCATGGCGCAGAACCGGTGTACCCAGGATGAAGCCATGGCCCTGCTCACCAAGGCCTCCAGCCACCGGAACCAGAAGCTGCGGGACCTGGCCGCTGAAGTCCTTGGCCGGGTGAGCGACGGGCCGGTGACCACGCACTTCGATCCGTAG
- the malQ gene encoding 4-alpha-glucanotransferase produces MTEADQQHAARPTMPEDPPAAVPGTVDPHLLQQLADAHGVGTSFQGWDGLPHSVAEGTLIKVLAALGVEAHTNQHIEAALAEVELAPWRRMLPAAVVIKQGEPAQVPVHVRDGATASLTITLEGGTGSREALQQDIWIQPREVDGVSTGRATFSLPEDLPLGWHTLHAESEGAAATAALVVTPARLDTTKPLEDRRGWGLATQLYSVRSKRSWGIGDFADLADLAAVSGARGADYVLVNPLHAAEPVPPVQPSPYSPSTRRFFNPLYIRIEAIPELAYLRPRKRAALEKLHEEVAGLNRDGTRLDRDAVYAAKLQALEMLYHTRRSPSRQAAFEEFCRVSGPGLDDFALWSAIREDLAPADPLWTDPECAIGTPAAEALREQLADRIGFHRWLQWICDEQLESAQQAALRSGMRLGVVHDLAVGVDHNSADAWTLGRVLAPNTSVGAPPDMYNQQGQDWGQPPWHPARLAEAGYEPFRNMLSNVLRHAGGIRVDHILGLFRLWWIPIGNAPGDGAYVRYDHEALIGILALEAHRAGAVVIGEDLGTFEPWVRDYLADRGILGTSILWFEYDGDSPLAPEKYRTQALASVNTHDLPPTAGYLAGDHVGLRSRLGLLERSEEEERAEHNASLEKMFAMLRERGYLSEGTAAGAGQQSAEEHTIEALHLLLAQSPSVLLGVALVDAVGERRLQNQPGTTEALYPNWQVPLGGPDGRPVYLDDLPGNKRFNALLAAVEGSLHGS; encoded by the coding sequence ATGACGGAAGCAGACCAGCAGCACGCAGCACGGCCAACGATGCCCGAAGATCCTCCTGCCGCTGTCCCCGGGACGGTGGATCCGCACCTGCTGCAGCAGCTGGCCGACGCGCATGGCGTGGGTACGTCCTTCCAGGGCTGGGACGGCCTGCCGCACTCCGTCGCCGAGGGCACGCTGATCAAGGTACTTGCCGCGCTGGGGGTGGAGGCCCACACCAACCAGCACATCGAAGCCGCCCTCGCCGAGGTGGAACTGGCGCCCTGGCGGCGGATGCTGCCGGCCGCCGTCGTCATCAAGCAGGGCGAACCGGCCCAGGTTCCGGTCCACGTGCGGGACGGTGCCACCGCGAGCCTCACCATCACCCTTGAAGGGGGAACCGGATCGCGGGAGGCGCTCCAGCAGGACATCTGGATCCAGCCCCGGGAGGTGGACGGCGTTTCCACCGGGCGTGCCACGTTCTCCCTGCCCGAGGACCTGCCTTTGGGGTGGCACACCCTGCACGCGGAGTCGGAGGGTGCCGCGGCCACTGCCGCGCTGGTGGTCACGCCTGCCAGGCTGGACACGACCAAGCCCCTTGAGGACCGCCGCGGCTGGGGGCTGGCCACGCAGCTTTATTCGGTCCGGTCCAAGCGGTCATGGGGCATCGGCGACTTTGCGGATCTTGCGGACCTGGCGGCCGTCAGCGGCGCACGCGGGGCCGACTATGTGCTGGTCAACCCGCTGCACGCCGCGGAGCCCGTCCCGCCCGTCCAGCCCTCGCCCTACTCGCCGTCCACCCGCCGGTTCTTCAACCCCCTCTACATCCGGATCGAGGCTATCCCCGAGCTGGCATACCTCCGGCCACGGAAGCGCGCGGCCCTGGAAAAGCTGCACGAGGAGGTGGCCGGCCTGAACAGGGACGGCACCCGGCTGGACCGTGACGCCGTCTACGCGGCCAAGCTGCAGGCACTGGAGATGCTCTACCACACCCGGCGTTCGCCCTCCCGGCAGGCCGCCTTCGAGGAGTTTTGCCGCGTCTCCGGCCCCGGCCTGGACGATTTTGCGCTCTGGTCCGCCATCCGCGAAGACCTTGCTCCCGCCGATCCGTTGTGGACGGATCCGGAGTGCGCCATCGGAACACCGGCCGCGGAGGCATTGCGGGAGCAATTGGCGGACCGGATCGGGTTCCACCGCTGGCTGCAGTGGATCTGCGACGAGCAGCTGGAAAGCGCGCAGCAGGCGGCGCTCCGCTCCGGCATGCGGCTGGGCGTGGTGCACGACCTCGCAGTCGGCGTGGACCACAACAGTGCCGACGCGTGGACACTGGGCCGTGTACTGGCCCCAAACACCAGCGTGGGCGCGCCGCCGGACATGTACAACCAACAGGGCCAGGACTGGGGCCAGCCGCCGTGGCACCCGGCCCGCCTGGCCGAAGCCGGCTACGAACCGTTCCGCAACATGCTGTCCAACGTGCTGCGCCACGCCGGCGGCATCCGCGTGGACCACATCCTGGGCCTGTTCCGGCTGTGGTGGATCCCCATCGGAAATGCGCCGGGGGACGGTGCCTACGTCCGGTACGACCACGAGGCCCTGATCGGCATCCTGGCCCTTGAGGCGCACCGTGCCGGCGCCGTGGTGATCGGGGAGGACCTGGGCACCTTCGAGCCCTGGGTGCGTGACTACCTCGCGGACCGCGGCATCCTGGGCACGTCCATCCTATGGTTCGAGTACGACGGCGATTCGCCCCTTGCGCCGGAAAAGTACCGTACACAGGCGCTCGCCAGCGTAAATACCCATGATCTTCCGCCCACGGCCGGCTACCTTGCCGGCGACCATGTGGGCCTGCGGAGCCGTCTTGGCCTGCTCGAGCGGTCCGAAGAGGAAGAGCGGGCCGAGCACAACGCATCCCTGGAGAAAATGTTCGCCATGCTGCGTGAACGGGGCTACCTCTCCGAGGGGACTGCTGCCGGGGCCGGCCAGCAGTCCGCGGAGGAGCACACCATCGAGGCGCTGCACCTCCTGCTGGCCCAGTCGCCGTCGGTATTGCTGGGCGTGGCGTTGGTGGACGCGGTGGGGGAGCGGCGGCTCCAGAACCAGCCCGGTACCACGGAAGCCCTGTATCCCAACTGGCAGGTTCCGCTGGGCGGCCCGGACGGCAGGCCGGTTTACCTTGACGACCTTCCCGGCAACAAGCGGTTCAACGCGCTGCTCGCCGCGGTGGAGGGATCCCTGCACGGATCCTGA
- a CDS encoding alpha-amylase family glycosyl hydrolase: MHPSTTKPTRKRVASRSAAGLLAAAVAVSAAVLPAHAAPNGPGSKDPGTKNQGSAGALHSLRGPVTDENFYFVMADRFSNGSTANDQGGLGPDPMVSGFDPTKKGFYNGGDLAGLRNKIDYIQGLGTTSIWLTPSFKNKAVQPEDKSAGYHGYWVTDFTQIDPHLGTNDELKGLINEAHARGMKVYFDIITNHTADVIGYQEGDRKGYVSKDTVPYKTASGEPFDDRDYAGTGAFPQLDANTSFPYRPVLAPGEENLKVPAWLNDPTLYHNRGDTTFTGEDSMYGDFFGLDDLFTENPKVVHGMEDIYKSWIGDFGVDGFRIDTMKHVNNEFWQEFGPNVLTYAKEHGKDDFFMFGEVFDTSKSFTSQFTTRNKMQAVLDFPFQDAARNFASKSQDAGALQTFFAGDDWYTDADSNVYELPTFLGNHDMGRIGSFISQDNPAASDAEKVARDELAHELMYFSRGNPVVYYGDEQGFTGPGGDQDARQTLFASKVPEYLDDDLLGTDATHATDNFNPSHPLYAKIRELAALTKEHPALRNGAHQHRYASDGPGIYAFSRTDAQDQREYVVALNNSAQPQTAPIPTYIAKRSYTRIYGEGPDEAKTSEDAKLTVTVPPLSAVVYESAGRIPHSKAAPAVALQQPAAAPGDNGRINVTADVDGSSFNEVTFEARTAGGQWQPIGTDDTAPYQVFHDVAALDAGTPLEYRATVLDNGGHTATSQSRQASVPAPVLTLQKPAEGTSVEGKVELSATADPEKASNVVSFERSVNGGNWKAVGTDSSSPVYSATDDVSALADGTKVQYRAVMAGTGFNVTSGTRTVTVGQAPQPDSVTVAGSLNQAMGCTAQWDPTCQQAKMVLDPADRIWRLTADLPAGKYEYKAALNGGWDENYGADGQFNGQNIVLDHPGGPVTFRYDNSTHLLSAVYASQQPSAVAAAGSMDSELGCATDWEPACQQAQLALDPADLVWKLTVPDLPAGSYEFKAALNKSWDASYGAGGATPGANIVFEHDGGPVTFRYDHVTHVITAG; the protein is encoded by the coding sequence ATGCACCCCTCAACAACCAAGCCAACCCGGAAACGCGTTGCATCCCGCTCCGCGGCCGGTCTTCTTGCAGCCGCCGTCGCCGTCTCCGCTGCAGTCCTCCCCGCCCATGCCGCCCCTAACGGCCCGGGTTCCAAGGACCCCGGCACCAAGAACCAAGGCTCTGCAGGAGCCCTGCATTCGCTCCGCGGTCCCGTTACCGACGAAAACTTCTACTTCGTCATGGCGGACCGCTTCAGCAACGGCAGCACCGCAAACGACCAGGGCGGCCTGGGACCCGACCCCATGGTCTCCGGTTTCGATCCCACGAAGAAGGGCTTCTACAACGGCGGCGACCTGGCCGGCCTCCGCAATAAGATCGACTACATCCAGGGCCTGGGCACCACATCGATCTGGCTGACCCCCAGCTTCAAGAACAAGGCAGTCCAGCCGGAGGACAAGTCTGCCGGCTACCACGGCTACTGGGTCACCGACTTCACCCAGATCGATCCGCACCTGGGAACCAATGACGAACTGAAGGGCCTCATCAACGAGGCCCATGCACGCGGCATGAAGGTGTACTTCGACATCATCACCAACCACACCGCTGACGTCATCGGCTACCAGGAAGGCGACCGCAAGGGCTACGTGTCCAAGGACACCGTCCCCTACAAAACAGCTTCCGGCGAACCCTTCGACGACCGCGATTACGCCGGCACCGGTGCCTTCCCCCAACTGGACGCGAACACCTCGTTCCCCTACAGGCCCGTCCTGGCACCGGGCGAAGAAAACCTCAAAGTCCCGGCCTGGCTGAACGACCCCACCCTGTACCACAACCGTGGCGACACCACCTTTACCGGCGAGGACTCCATGTACGGGGACTTCTTCGGCCTCGATGACCTGTTCACCGAAAACCCCAAAGTGGTGCACGGCATGGAGGACATCTACAAGTCCTGGATCGGCGATTTCGGCGTGGACGGCTTCCGCATCGACACCATGAAGCATGTGAACAACGAGTTTTGGCAGGAATTCGGCCCCAATGTCCTCACCTACGCCAAGGAGCACGGCAAGGACGATTTCTTCATGTTCGGCGAGGTCTTCGATACAAGCAAGAGCTTCACCTCGCAGTTCACCACCCGCAACAAGATGCAGGCAGTCCTGGATTTCCCCTTCCAGGACGCGGCCCGCAACTTCGCATCCAAGAGCCAGGACGCGGGGGCCCTGCAAACCTTCTTCGCCGGAGACGACTGGTACACCGACGCCGACTCAAACGTCTACGAGCTCCCCACTTTCCTGGGCAACCATGACATGGGCCGCATCGGCAGCTTCATCAGCCAGGACAACCCGGCAGCCAGCGACGCCGAGAAGGTTGCCCGCGACGAACTGGCCCACGAGCTGATGTACTTCTCCCGCGGCAACCCGGTGGTCTACTACGGCGATGAACAGGGCTTCACCGGCCCCGGCGGGGACCAGGACGCCCGCCAGACGCTCTTCGCCAGCAAGGTGCCGGAGTACCTTGACGACGACCTGCTGGGCACCGATGCCACACACGCCACGGACAACTTCAACCCGAGCCACCCGCTGTACGCCAAAATCCGTGAGCTGGCTGCCCTGACCAAGGAGCACCCCGCACTGCGGAACGGCGCCCACCAGCACCGCTACGCCTCGGATGGCCCCGGTATCTACGCCTTCTCCCGCACGGACGCCCAGGACCAGCGCGAATACGTTGTCGCGCTGAACAACAGCGCCCAGCCGCAGACAGCCCCCATCCCCACCTACATCGCCAAGCGCAGCTACACGCGGATCTACGGCGAAGGACCCGACGAGGCCAAAACCTCGGAGGATGCCAAGCTGACGGTCACCGTGCCGCCGCTCTCCGCCGTCGTCTACGAATCCGCAGGCCGGATCCCGCACTCGAAGGCTGCGCCCGCCGTCGCCCTCCAGCAGCCGGCCGCAGCCCCGGGCGACAACGGGCGCATCAACGTGACGGCCGACGTCGACGGTTCTTCGTTCAATGAGGTCACCTTCGAAGCACGGACGGCCGGCGGCCAATGGCAGCCGATCGGCACGGATGACACCGCCCCGTACCAGGTGTTCCACGACGTCGCGGCCCTGGACGCCGGCACTCCCCTGGAGTACCGCGCCACTGTGCTGGACAACGGCGGCCACACCGCCACCAGCCAGAGCCGCCAAGCCAGCGTCCCCGCGCCCGTCCTGACCCTGCAGAAGCCCGCCGAAGGCACCAGCGTGGAAGGCAAAGTTGAGCTGAGCGCCACCGCCGATCCCGAGAAGGCGAGCAACGTCGTGTCCTTCGAGCGCAGCGTCAATGGCGGGAACTGGAAGGCGGTGGGCACGGATTCGTCGTCGCCCGTGTACTCGGCAACCGACGATGTCTCCGCGCTGGCTGACGGCACGAAAGTCCAATACCGGGCCGTCATGGCCGGCACGGGCTTCAACGTCACCAGCGGCACCCGGACCGTCACCGTGGGCCAGGCCCCGCAACCCGATTCGGTCACTGTGGCCGGATCACTGAACCAGGCCATGGGCTGTACGGCGCAGTGGGATCCCACATGCCAGCAGGCAAAGATGGTCCTGGACCCGGCGGACCGCATCTGGCGGCTGACCGCCGACCTGCCGGCCGGGAAGTACGAATACAAGGCAGCGCTCAACGGCGGCTGGGACGAAAACTACGGTGCCGACGGCCAGTTCAATGGCCAGAACATCGTGCTGGACCATCCCGGCGGACCAGTCACCTTCCGCTACGACAACAGCACGCACCTGCTCAGCGCCGTCTACGCCTCACAGCAGCCGTCCGCCGTGGCGGCGGCGGGAAGCATGGACAGCGAGCTGGGCTGCGCCACCGACTGGGAGCCGGCCTGCCAGCAAGCCCAGCTGGCCCTGGACCCGGCAGACCTCGTCTGGAAGCTCACCGTACCGGACCTGCCGGCAGGGAGCTACGAGTTCAAGGCGGCCCTCAACAAGTCCTGGGACGCCAGTTACGGGGCCGGCGGCGCAACGCCAGGGGCCAACATCGTGTTTGAGCACGACGGCGGCCCGGTCACCTTCCGGTACGACCACGTCACCCACGTGATCACCGCAGGCTAG
- a CDS encoding beta-propeller fold lactonase family protein: MTNGAANNSPATNILWIGAYTPDGGGRADGIGAVRAHLDGSLEWLGTAVEAQSPSFVAVHPTLPVVYAAAEQRGKVQAYRRQGEAALEAHGEPQLAGEATCHVAVDPHGRFVTAACWRDGQVLLYELDSDGGMTRRFPAAPSVDPHAALPPGSPRQSRAHASLMLLDGRIMTTDLGHDTLRIWTYQAGAGLVADHEVVLPYGSGPRHLVQHPNGNVFIVSEYSVEVFVVRPEAGTYELVFRGPATAGGSQQGDSAAEICLGPQGTFAYAGVRGSNLISVLEVAGDGTELIPVKDFDSGGNWPRHHMIRGNLLHVAHERSHNIATFELDPITGLPGPIRHTVHVPSPTAVVAAG; encoded by the coding sequence ATGACCAACGGCGCAGCCAACAACAGTCCAGCCACCAATATCCTGTGGATCGGCGCGTACACGCCCGACGGCGGCGGCCGCGCGGACGGTATCGGCGCCGTCCGCGCGCACCTGGACGGCAGCCTGGAATGGTTGGGAACGGCCGTCGAAGCACAATCGCCGTCGTTCGTTGCCGTACACCCAACCCTGCCGGTGGTGTACGCGGCGGCCGAACAGCGCGGGAAGGTCCAGGCGTACCGCCGGCAGGGCGAAGCCGCTTTGGAGGCCCACGGGGAACCGCAGCTTGCCGGCGAGGCGACCTGCCATGTTGCCGTTGACCCGCACGGCCGCTTTGTTACTGCCGCCTGCTGGCGCGACGGGCAGGTCCTCCTCTACGAGCTGGATTCCGACGGCGGCATGACCCGGCGGTTTCCCGCCGCACCATCGGTTGATCCCCACGCCGCCCTCCCGCCCGGAAGCCCCAGGCAAAGCCGTGCCCACGCCAGCCTGATGCTGTTGGACGGACGCATCATGACCACCGACCTGGGCCACGACACCCTCCGTATCTGGACCTACCAGGCAGGCGCCGGACTGGTGGCGGACCACGAGGTCGTCCTCCCCTATGGCAGTGGCCCGCGGCACCTGGTGCAGCACCCGAACGGGAACGTCTTCATAGTTTCGGAGTACTCCGTGGAAGTCTTCGTAGTCCGCCCCGAGGCCGGCACCTACGAGCTGGTATTCCGCGGACCCGCGACGGCGGGCGGAAGCCAGCAAGGCGACTCCGCAGCCGAGATCTGCCTGGGCCCGCAAGGAACCTTCGCCTATGCCGGCGTGCGCGGGTCCAACCTCATCAGTGTCCTGGAAGTCGCCGGGGACGGCACCGAACTGATTCCCGTCAAGGACTTTGACAGCGGCGGGAACTGGCCGCGCCACCACATGATCCGCGGGAACTTGCTCCACGTGGCGCATGAACGCTCACACAACATCGCCACGTTTGAGCTGGATCCCATCACCGGCCTCCCCGGACCAATCAGGCACACCGTTCACGTCCCGTCGCCCACCGCAGTGGTAGCCGCGGGATAG